A stretch of the Sylvia atricapilla isolate bSylAtr1 chromosome 28, bSylAtr1.pri, whole genome shotgun sequence genome encodes the following:
- the ELMOD3 gene encoding ELMO domain-containing protein 3, with the protein MSGVGGSQRPEEQAEERQLVVSPVPALGQEDVLQELVLGAGQPPDPGISKEQRQAREEWEALEEIHLGLGGTSGTVLPPISFAEALQHFQREELSESRGKVRAPGRRGVLAALLRYLCGPPRLRPQLRGEQELALAMAQCALDDSEWVHMRILQTIYQQLTHSRLGCPRYGAHWEELGFQGADPGTDLRGTGMLGLMQILFFVLDSRTLPLAQEIFRLSHHETQNFPFCVMSVNITRIVIQALQEERLSRECNRRQQVIGVLNDLYAAAFLRLSRLWKRQHGTIAHAGFFLKELELSTKKKPRQLLKSLEAYLSRGLRPPSLPSSPSSQIHFTSICDPGVELEGDS; encoded by the exons ATGAGCGGCGTCGGGGGCTCGCAGCGGCCGGAGGAGCAGGCGGAGGAGCGGCAGCTCGTTGTCTCCCCG gtaccagctctggggcaggaagatgtcctgcaggagctggtgctcGGAGCAGGGCAGCCCCCAGACCCTG GGATCAGCAAGGAGCAGCGCCAGGCCCGGGAGGAATGGGAGGCTCTGGAAGAGATCCATTTAG GGTTGGGGGGCACCTCAGGCACAGTCCTCCCTCCGATTTCCTTCGCTGAGGCGCTGCAGCACTTCCAGAGGGAGGAGCTCTCCGAGAGCCGG GGGAAGGTCCGGGCCCCGGGGCGCCGGGGGGtcctggctgccctgctccGTTACCTCTGTGGGCCTCCCCGGCTCCGGCCGCAGCTCcggggagagcaggagctggcgCTGGCCATGGCACAGT gtgCCCTGGATGACTCAGAGTGGGTGCACATGCGGATCCTGCAGACCATCTACCAGCAGCTGACAcactccaggctgggctgcccACGCTATGGAGCAcactgggaggagctgggcttcCAGG GTGCAGATCCCGGGACTGACCTGCGTGGGACAGGAATGCTGGGGCTGATGCAGATCCTCTTCTTTGTCCTGGATTCTCGGACTCTGCCGCTGGCACAGGAGATTTTCCGGCTCTCCCACCATGAAACCCAG AATTTTCCCTTCTGCGTCATGTCCGTGAACATCACCCGGATTGTCATCCAGGCGCTGCAGGAGGAGCGGCTCTCCCG GGAGTGCAACCGGCGGCAGCAGGTGATCGGGGTGCTGAATGACCTCtatgctgctgccttcctgcgCCTCTCCCGCCTCTGGAAGCGGCAGCACGGGACCATTGCTCACGCTGGCTTCTTCCTCAAGG AGCTGGAATTATCCACCAAAAAGAAGCCAAGGCAGCTGCTGAAATCCCTGGAAGCCTACCTGAGCCGTGGCCTTCggcctccctcccttccctcttctccctcctcccagatCCACTTCACCAGCATTTGTGACCCTGGAGTGGAGCTGGAGGGAGATTCCTGA
- the RETSAT gene encoding all-trans-retinol 13,14-reductase: MWLQALLFLAPLLLLLVVLLPLLSLLLPRVPGSRNPFATDSRRPPAPLVTDKAVRRTVVKTVFSAEKVPQELDAIVIGSGIGGLAAAALLAKAGRRVLVLEQHGKLGGCCHTFTEKGFEFDTGIHYVGEMQEGSLMRFLVDQLTDGQLEWAPLPATYDAVILGDPQGAGKTFHIHSGKREYFRRLKEQFPGEAAAIDEFQRLVKSAGRGVMLLGILKMLPQFLATLLIRSRLLPRLCSFSYLASHTLKEVVDGLTSNPELRAVLSYLFPTYGVLPSKASFSMHSILVNHFLHGAWYPKGGAGEIAFHTIPVIRKAGGNVFGKAPVQRILLDSQGRACGVSVKKGQDSVDIFAPVIISDAGIFNTYERLLPAEARALPEIQSQLHMVAPGEGGFTVFVGLNGSKEELGLVPVNYFMYPGNDLDGMMQRYLASSREEAANNIPLLFVTSPSAKDPTWEMRHPGKSTLAIVTFARYEWFEEWKDKQVHKRGDDYEDLKKTFVDAIMQTVFKLYPRIEGRIEYLSGGTPLTNQHYIASPHGEFYGAEHSIPRLQAEAIATIRAQTAVPNLYLTGQDLCLGGFMGALQGAIICASSILKRNLYVDVAWLKMRLQTSNSKKGD, encoded by the exons ATGTGGCTGCAGGCGCTGCTCTTCCTCGccccccttctcctcctcctcgtcgTCCTCCTCCcgctcctctccctcctgctcccgAGGGTCCCGGGCAGCCGCAACCCCTTCGCCACCGAcagccgccgcccgcccgccccgctgGTCACGGACAAGGCTGTGCGCAGGACAGTCGTCAAGACAG TGTTCTCGGCAGAGAAGGTGCCCCAGGAGCTTGATGCCATCGTGATAGGCAGCGGCATCGGTggcctggcagctgcagcactgctggccaaggctggcCGCCgtgtgctggtgctggagcagcacggGAAGCTGGGGGGCTGCTGCCACACCTTCACCGAGAAGGGCTTTGAGTTTGACACTG GGATCCACTATGTGGGGGAGATGCAGGAGGGCTCCCTGATGCGGTTCCTGGTGGACCAGCTGACAGATGGGCAGCTGGAGTGGGCCCCACTCCCAGCCACCTACGATGCTGTGATTTTGGGAGACCCCCAGGGTGCTGGCAAGACCTTCCACATCCATTCTGGGAAGAGGGAATATTTCCGGAGGCTGAAGGAGCAGTTccctggggaggcagcagccatTGATGAGTTCCAGCGGCTGGTGAAG AGTGCTGGACGCGGGGTTATGCTGCTGGGGATACTGAAGATGCTCCCACAGTTCCTGGCCACGCTCCTGATCcgctccaggctgctcccacgcctctgctccttctcctaCCTGGCCTCACACACCCTCAAGGAGGTGGTGGATGGTCTCACCTCTAACCCGGAGCTCCGGGCTGTCCTCAGCTACCTCTTCCCCACTTATG gTGTGCTCCCCTCCAAGGCCAGCTTCTCCATGCACAGCATCCTGGTGAACCACTTTCTCCACGGCGCGTGGTACCCCAAGGGTGGGGCCGGGGAGATTGCCTTCCACACCATTCCCGTGATCCGGAAGGCTGGAGGCAACGTGTTTGGGAAGGCGCCGGTGCAGAGGATCCTGCTGGACTCCCAGGGCAGAGCGTGCG GCGTGAGTGTCAAAAAAGGCCAGGATTCGGTGGATATCTTCGCTCCAGTGATCATTTCGGACGCTGGGATCTTCAACACCTACGAGAGGCTGCTGCCAGCGGAGGCGCGGGCTCTGCCGG AGATCCAGTCCCAGCTCCACATGGTAGCCCCTGGTGAAGGGGGTTTCACCGTCTTTGTCGGCCTCAACGGCTCAAAGGAAGAGTTGGGGCTCGTACCCGTCAACTACTTCATGTACCCAGGGAACGATCTGGATGGAAT GATGCAACGCTACCTGGCTTCATCCAGAGAAGAAGCTGCCAACAACATCCCTCTTCTCTTTGTCACCTCCCCATCAGCCAAGGACCCCACCTGGGAAATGAGGCACCCAG GTAAATCCACGCTGGCCATCGTCACCTTCGCCAGGTATGAGTGGTTCGAGGAGTGGAAGGACAAACAGGTCCACAAGCGGGGGGATGACTATGAGGACCTGAAGAAGACTTTTGTGGATGCCATCATGCAGACTGTCTTCAAGCTCTATCCTCGCATTGAGGGCAGG ATCGAGTACCTGTCGGGTGGGACTCCCCTCACCAACCAGCACTACATCGCCAGTCCCCACGGGGAGTTCTACGGCGCTGAGCACAGCATCCCCCGCCTGCAGGCTGAGGCCATTGCCACCATTCGGGCACAGACAGCTGTGCCCAACCTCTACCTGACAG GGCAGGATTTGTGCCTGGGGGGTTTCATGGGAGCCCTGCAAGGAGCCATCATCTGCGCCAGCAGCATCCTCAAGCGCAACCTCTACGTGGATGTGGCGTGGCTGAAGATGCGCTTGCAGACCAGCAACTCCAAGAAGGGAGACTAA